AACGGGGCACCGCTACGCGACGGCATGGAAATCCAGACGGTGCCGAAGGGGAATTTCACGTTGACGGAAATGCTCTCACAGCTCGGCGACGTCACCGCAAATGCCATCACGCCACGACTCATCTCCGTGATCGATCGAGCCACGCGATACACCGACGGTCTGAACCCCCTGTTCGAAACCATGCTGACCGTGACGAGGACCGTTGCGCACGTACAGAGGGTATCGACGGCGCAACTGCTCTCCAGCACGGCGGCTGCCAGCGATGGTGCTCCCCCGGCGATCGACGCGGGACTCGACGCTGGCCAGCGCTTCGTCGACAACAACCTGCAGCAGGGCCCGCCACCGGGAATGAACCCAGCCGCGTTGCCGGACAAGCCTTTCCCGCCGTACCTCGAGGGGGTGCATCTGCCGTCCTTCGCCGACTTCAGCGAAAAAGATTGGCAAACTGCCGTCTATGCGAACGTCATTGCAGCCAACGACATGTTCGGCGGACTCGGCCGAATGGAGTCGAGCCACGTCGATGATCTGCTGCCCTTAGTCAAGGGTTTCCAGAGCCTCACGGACGTAGTACCTTCGCTCGTCAGACCCGGCGACTTCGGCCGAACGATCACCGAGCTGCGGACCCGGTTCGAGCGGCTATACGCCGGCAACGGTGATCAACGCGCGCTCCAGGTTCGCGTCGTGCTAGACAGTCTGCCCGGCGTTGCAGCTCCACTGGGCATCGTGGTGGAGCGGGGCCGATGAAGATCCGTTCGACTCTTTGGCGGCTCGCGATCAGCGTCGCCGTTGCGGCAGTGCTGTTCGTGCTACTAGCCAACATCCTGTCGAATCCCGTGGCAGCGCAGACGCGGACCTACGTTGCGGAGTTCACTGACGCGTCCGGATTGCACCCCGACGCCGACGTGCGTGTGCGTGGCGTGCGGGTGGGGAAGGTCGAACGCGTCAAACTCGCGCAGCGCAACGGTCAGGACGTCGCCTCGGTCCACCTGACCCTGGACAAGAAGTACGGCGTGGTATCGATTACCCGGCTGGCCATCAAGTACCAGGCGCTCACGGGACAACGTTACGTCGACGTGCAAAACGCGTCCGAGGGATATTCGCCAGCCGACTTGGTGACCAACGTGCCCATCGCCATGACGAAGCCGTCCTTCGATATCACGTCGCTGTTCAACGGCTTACAACCGGTGCTCGCCACAGTGAGTCCCGACGAGTTGAACAACTTCACTGCGAATGCCGCCTCGTTCCTCTCAGGCGACGGCGGAAGCATCGGTCCTCTCCTCGACAGCCTGCACCGGTTCACCAGCTTCGTCTCGGACCGGCAGCAGGTGCTGGCGACCTTGATGCAAAACCTCGCGGGCATCGCCAATGGAATCGACGGCCAAACGAAGCAATTCATGCACATCGTCGAACTATTGAATCAACCAGTGGAGGCCACGCTCACCGTGCTGGACGAATTCCGCAAGTCCGAGCTCTACGGGCCCAACTTCACCGAGCCCGTCGTCCGGATGTTGCACAACATGGGGTTGAAGCCGGGCGGCGACGTCGACGCCGCGATGGATCGCGCCTTCAAAAACCTCGACAACTTCTTCGATGCATTCAAGCTGGTGCCGGTGATGTGGGACAACGTCCCACTGCCGGACGAGGATCCTGCGGCTGCCGCACCTTGTTCCAAAGGCCCGATGCAACTGCCCGAGACCATGGACATTCTGCTGAACGGAACTCGAGTGGTGCTATGCAATCGTTAAGGAAACGGCGACTCCTGCAGCACCCGACGACGTGGGGCGCGGGCGCCTTCGCCGTTGCCACGGTGGTCGCACTTGTGCTTGCCTACTCCTACGTTAGCCCTCCATGGGAGCGGATCGTCACCTTCTACACCGATGACTCAGCCACGATGAGACCGGGAGATGAAGTACGGATCGCCGGTGTGCGCGTCGGAGCGGTGAAAGACCTATCCCTGGAGGCCAACCAAGTGCGAGTTCGACTGCGCGTCGACAAGACCGCCCACGTCGGCGACCAATCGAACGTCGATGTCCGAATGCTCACCGTCGTCGGTGGCTACTACGTGAACATCGATTCCATCGGCCGTGCCGAACTCGGCTCGAACTCTGCGATACCTCGTGAACGAGTCACGATGCCGTACAGTCTCATTCGTGCTTTGAGCGACACGACGGACGTCGTGCAGCAAGTGAACCCTAAACCGATCAACGAGTCGCTCAACGACATTCAAGCGGGTCTTCAGGGCTCCAACATCCAGTCGCTCTCGGCAATCGTGGACGCCGGTAACTCGATCATGTCCACGATCGAACGACAGCGAGGACAGATCACGAGCATCCTGAACGTGTCAAACCAGTACATCGACGCCTTGACCGACTATCGAGACCAACTGGTGCCACTGGTCAGAAAGATCTCGATCATCGTTGCGACACTTGAGCTCTACGAAAGGGGATTCGCGAAGGCGATCGATGGTCTAGGCGACACCGTGTTATCGCTCAAGCCCGTCTCGGATTTCTACGAGAACCATCGCCAAGAGTTCATCGAGAAGGTTCGCCAGCACCAGCATCGTGTCCGTGAGTTCGTGGAACGCAACGGCGTAACCATTCGCGTACTGCACCGACTGCAGAACTTGTTCGATCGTATCCTCAACGCACAGAACGCACGGCCAGCGTTGTTGGCTACCGATCTCTGCATCCCGACTCCCGGGACCCCGTGCTGATGGCCGGGCGAATTCCCTGGCGACGAGGTGCCGGCGTGGCGGTCGGGTGGTTCTTGGCTGCGACGCTCGTCGCGGCGCTCACCTCCTGTCAAGCCCAGACAGCAGCGCAGCAACGCGCAACGTACTGCGCGATCATGCCTGACTCGGTGGGTCTGTACGTGGGCAATCCGGTCACCCAGATGGGCTACCGGATCGGCGACGTGACTTCGATCACCCCTTCAGCGCGCAGTGTTCGGGTCGACTTCACCGTCAACGAGCAGCGTACGTTGCCGCACGACGTCCGCGCGCTCATCAGGTCCAGGTCGATCCTGGCCGACCGGTCGTTGGAACTCGTCGGCAACTTTGCCGGAGGGCCCACTTTGACGGCGGGGCAATGTATTCCGTTGAGCCGATCGTCGACCCCGAAGAGCTTGTCGGCGATCGTCGGATCGTCGACCGAGTTACTCAATGCGATCAACCCCGAGGATTCCAGGAACATCGGAGACGTCGTCAAGTCGCTTGATCAAGCGCTCCGAACCGAAGGGCCAGACGTCAACAAGTTGCTGACGAAGGCGTCGGCGCTGCTGGACTCGCCTGACCAAGCGATCGGCGATCTCGGTTCGATCGTCAAGAACATGGCGTTGCTGACGCGAACGTTCTCGGGCATGCGAGGCAACGTCAAACAACTGCTCTACGACCTGGACGAA
The nucleotide sequence above comes from Mycobacterium vicinigordonae. Encoded proteins:
- a CDS encoding MlaD family protein, whose amino-acid sequence is MLAIIGGAMFVVVIASTMLAQLRPFHGRVAGQISVAFDTPYAGQGVQAGTPVVLHGVKVGRVTEVSNRPGGGIRLLTELQKRPVSAVTNATGIDFRPINYFGVPGINLTPVPNGAPLRDGMEIQTVPKGNFTLTEMLSQLGDVTANAITPRLISVIDRATRYTDGLNPLFETMLTVTRTVAHVQRVSTAQLLSSTAAASDGAPPAIDAGLDAGQRFVDNNLQQGPPPGMNPAALPDKPFPPYLEGVHLPSFADFSEKDWQTAVYANVIAANDMFGGLGRMESSHVDDLLPLVKGFQSLTDVVPSLVRPGDFGRTITELRTRFERLYAGNGDQRALQVRVVLDSLPGVAAPLGIVVERGR
- a CDS encoding MlaD family protein; this translates as MKIRSTLWRLAISVAVAAVLFVLLANILSNPVAAQTRTYVAEFTDASGLHPDADVRVRGVRVGKVERVKLAQRNGQDVASVHLTLDKKYGVVSITRLAIKYQALTGQRYVDVQNASEGYSPADLVTNVPIAMTKPSFDITSLFNGLQPVLATVSPDELNNFTANAASFLSGDGGSIGPLLDSLHRFTSFVSDRQQVLATLMQNLAGIANGIDGQTKQFMHIVELLNQPVEATLTVLDEFRKSELYGPNFTEPVVRMLHNMGLKPGGDVDAAMDRAFKNLDNFFDAFKLVPVMWDNVPLPDEDPAAAAPCSKGPMQLPETMDILLNGTRVVLCNR
- a CDS encoding MlaD family protein, with the translated sequence MQSLRKRRLLQHPTTWGAGAFAVATVVALVLAYSYVSPPWERIVTFYTDDSATMRPGDEVRIAGVRVGAVKDLSLEANQVRVRLRVDKTAHVGDQSNVDVRMLTVVGGYYVNIDSIGRAELGSNSAIPRERVTMPYSLIRALSDTTDVVQQVNPKPINESLNDIQAGLQGSNIQSLSAIVDAGNSIMSTIERQRGQITSILNVSNQYIDALTDYRDQLVPLVRKISIIVATLELYERGFAKAIDGLGDTVLSLKPVSDFYENHRQEFIEKVRQHQHRVREFVERNGVTIRVLHRLQNLFDRILNAQNARPALLATDLCIPTPGTPC
- a CDS encoding MlaD family protein, with translation MAGRIPWRRGAGVAVGWFLAATLVAALTSCQAQTAAQQRATYCAIMPDSVGLYVGNPVTQMGYRIGDVTSITPSARSVRVDFTVNEQRTLPHDVRALIRSRSILADRSLELVGNFAGGPTLTAGQCIPLSRSSTPKSLSAIVGSSTELLNAINPEDSRNIGDVVKSLDQALRTEGPDVNKLLTKASALLDSPDQAIGDLGSIVKNMALLTRTFSGMRGNVKQLLYDLDESLPYAATALWGGVKLFHGQIPLMAMTSDIEVELGGEIQQTLDSVSVVIRKLTPRAPFYANLLTPVPGWINWVANVANNHQFNTIRYRPPLYRVRTPDGVATCNRLNASMPGSCANVNGMPYAIDVALLQLVLTQASR